The Cellulophaga lytica DSM 7489 nucleotide sequence TAAGGATACAGAGCAAATTACATACGTTTACAAACGCTACCAACCTATACAAATAGAGCAATAATGGCAAAACGCAAAAAAGAAAATCTGCAATTAGGAGATCTTTTACAAGATTTTATAAAAGAAAATAGATTAGACCGTGGTATAGACGGTGTAGATACACGTGCTGCTTGGAAAAACCTTATGGGACCTGGTGTAAATAATTATACTACTGCTGTAGAATTACGTAATGGCACTTTGTACGTATCTCTAAGTTCTTCTGTATTAAGAGAAGAATTAAGTCACGGCAATTCAAAAATTATTAAAATGATAAATGAAGATTTAGGAAAAGAAGTGGTAAAAAAATTAGTACTACGTTAAATACTTTTCATTTTAAAACATAAAAAAAACCATCAAGCAAAAACTTGATGGTTTTTTTATGTTTTGGTATATATCTAGAAAATTTCTCTTCCAGAAAAATGGAAAGCTCCTTCAATAGCAGCATTCTCATCACTATCAGATCCGTGAACTGCATTTTCTCCTATAGAAGTTGCATATAATTTACGAATAGTACCTTCTGCAGCTTCTGCTGGGTTAGTTGCACCAATAAGAGCTCTAAAATCTTCAACAGCGTTATCTTTTTCTAAGATAGCAGCAACAATAGGACCTCTTGTCATAAATTCTACTAACTCTCCAAAAAACGGACGCTCGCTATGTACAGCATAAAATGCTTCTGCATCTCTTTTGCTTAACTGCGTATATTTCATAGCTACAATTTTAAAACCTGCAGATGTAATTTTTTCTAAAATACCAC carries:
- a CDS encoding DUF721 domain-containing protein, with amino-acid sequence MAKRKKENLQLGDLLQDFIKENRLDRGIDGVDTRAAWKNLMGPGVNNYTTAVELRNGTLYVSLSSSVLREELSHGNSKIIKMINEDLGKEVVKKLVLR
- a CDS encoding nucleoside-diphosphate kinase, with amino-acid sequence MITNRTFTMIKPDGVENGHIGGILEKITSAGFKIVAMKYTQLSKRDAEAFYAVHSERPFFGELVEFMTRGPIVAAILEKDNAVEDFRALIGATNPAEAAEGTIRKLYATSIGENAVHGSDSDENAAIEGAFHFSGREIF